In Candidatus Mycalebacterium zealandia, one DNA window encodes the following:
- the tmk gene encoding dTMP kinase, with translation MLNGIAPPISPMFITFEGIDGCGKSTQAALLHDRLEKKGEKTALTHEPGDGGEIGQSIRNTILMEGMKKIDPLAEIFLFCADRIHHVQKVVKPALDEGKTVISDRFFDSTVVYQGYGRGIDLEFVKSVAKKSALGVVPDITLFLDVPIEKCMQRLQNRKKTVKDSNRMDRETKNFYSLLRSGFLSEAENSPERIKVIDATGEIADTHKAVCAAVKREIG, from the coding sequence ATGTTAAACGGTATCGCGCCGCCAATCAGTCCTATGTTTATCACTTTTGAGGGAATTGACGGTTGCGGAAAATCAACGCAAGCCGCGTTGTTGCACGACCGCCTTGAAAAAAAGGGCGAAAAAACTGCGCTTACACACGAGCCCGGAGACGGCGGGGAAATAGGGCAAAGCATAAGAAACACAATTCTTATGGAGGGGATGAAAAAAATAGACCCTCTCGCGGAGATTTTTCTGTTTTGCGCCGACAGAATCCACCATGTTCAAAAAGTGGTAAAACCTGCTCTGGACGAAGGGAAAACCGTCATTTCGGACAGATTCTTTGACTCAACGGTCGTCTATCAGGGCTACGGAAGGGGTATTGACCTTGAATTTGTAAAATCGGTGGCAAAAAAGTCAGCGCTCGGAGTTGTGCCGGACATCACACTGTTTCTTGATGTGCCCATTGAGAAGTGCATGCAACGTTTACAAAACAGGAAAAAAACCGTCAAAGACTCCAACAGAATGGACAGGGAAACGAAAAACTTTTACAGCCTCCTGCGTTCGGGATTTTTGTCCGAAGCGGAAAACTCGCCCGAGAGAATCAAAGTCATTGATGCGACCGGGGAAATTGCGGACACCCACAAAGCGGTTTGCGCGGCGGTCAAAAG
- the cofG gene encoding 7,8-didemethyl-8-hydroxy-5-deazariboflavin synthase CofG — MGFECSENEIFDRSRLEFMARVAGLNASEIPTPDPQVARICEKAARGDGISPGNALFLAGIAEPQIPVLLSAASFLAVRSHGKELTYSKNVFVPLTRLCRNHCGYCTFKIEPGDAELFIPPDEVDEIARKGAELGCTELLFVLGDKPEAVYDEYRKELGGLGCSTTAEYLAEVCESAVGRGIFPHSNLGLATKEELSRLKQSNPSMGLMLENISPRLLKPGNAHHRCADKVPKLRMETMERAGNLRIPWTSGILVGIGETRAERVDSLFALKDLSDRLGHIQEIIIQNFSPKDGIAMEGFPPPDFADMLKTVAVARLVFGGGMNIQVPPNLNGETYANFIPAGINDLGGVSPLTIDYVNPEAPWPLLEEMSTQVSALGFELRERLPVYPQYMNTEFLEPQMLEMVKARVDERGLVPEAN; from the coding sequence ATGGGGTTTGAGTGTTCCGAAAATGAGATTTTTGACCGTTCGCGTTTGGAGTTTATGGCGCGTGTTGCGGGGCTTAATGCTTCGGAGATTCCGACTCCTGACCCGCAAGTGGCGAGGATTTGCGAAAAAGCCGCCCGCGGAGACGGGATTTCCCCGGGTAACGCCCTGTTTCTCGCCGGAATCGCGGAGCCTCAGATTCCCGTTCTTTTAAGTGCCGCGTCTTTTCTCGCCGTCCGCTCGCACGGCAAAGAACTCACATACTCAAAAAATGTTTTCGTTCCCCTTACACGTCTTTGTAGAAATCACTGCGGATATTGCACTTTCAAGATAGAGCCCGGAGACGCGGAGTTGTTCATACCTCCCGACGAGGTTGATGAAATAGCCCGCAAGGGCGCGGAACTCGGTTGCACGGAGTTGCTTTTCGTTCTCGGAGACAAACCCGAAGCCGTTTACGACGAATACAGGAAAGAACTTGGCGGTCTCGGATGCTCAACAACCGCTGAATATCTCGCCGAGGTGTGCGAGTCCGCCGTGGGGCGCGGGATTTTTCCCCATTCAAACCTCGGTCTTGCCACCAAGGAAGAGCTTTCGCGCCTCAAACAGAGCAATCCGAGTATGGGACTTATGCTTGAGAACATCAGCCCCCGTCTTCTCAAACCCGGAAACGCGCACCACCGTTGCGCGGACAAAGTGCCAAAACTCAGAATGGAAACCATGGAGCGCGCCGGAAACTTGAGAATTCCCTGGACGAGCGGAATCCTTGTTGGCATAGGCGAGACGCGCGCGGAAAGAGTTGACTCGCTTTTCGCTCTCAAAGATTTGTCAGACCGGCTGGGGCATATTCAGGAGATTATAATTCAGAACTTCAGCCCGAAAGACGGCATCGCGATGGAGGGTTTTCCGCCGCCGGATTTTGCCGACATGCTCAAAACGGTCGCGGTCGCGCGTCTTGTATTCGGGGGCGGGATGAACATTCAGGTTCCTCCCAACCTCAACGGCGAAACCTACGCGAATTTCATTCCCGCCGGAATAAACGACCTTGGCGGAGTGTCGCCGCTCACGATTGACTATGTAAATCCCGAAGCCCCGTGGCCTCTGCTTGAAGAGATGAGCACGCAGGTTTCGGCTCTGGGATTTGAACTTAGGGAGCGGCTTCCAGTCTATCCCCAATACATGAACACCGAGTTTCTTGAACCGCAGATGCTTGAAATGGTAAAAGCCCGCGTTGATGAGCGGGGGCTTGTTCCGGAGGCGAATTGA
- the cofH gene encoding 5-amino-6-(D-ribitylamino)uracil--L-tyrosine 4-hydroxyphenyl transferase CofH, with protein MDLINDRRSSGLEACLARVDSGLAKIISKPFESKEVSVSDADALFAITEPDEIAALAIAADDLRKEDVGDVVTYVVNRNINFTNICDVYCGFCNFMAPEGDDKAYFLSMEEIAAKTKEAWEIGATEVCMQGGMHPKIDGNYYVDLIKNVKKAVPGMHTHAFSPYEVWYGAHTLGIEETDFINMLKDAGHDTFPGTAAEVLVEEVRKKIAPRKIPTEVWIRVVEKIHKAGMRTTSTIMYGHLDEPRHWSVHLGVLRDIQKRTGGFTEFVPLRFIPWETRIFQKSKGKVHEGPTDLHQLKMYAVSRLFLRGWIDNIQVSWVKQGPEFAQFSLTAGANDFGGTLMEEQISRKAGASYGQYFPPEQFRRLTREIGRIPAERNTVYGILKTFDEKFEDTSADMRKNL; from the coding sequence ATGGATTTGATAAATGACCGGCGCTCTTCCGGGCTTGAGGCGTGTCTCGCGCGCGTGGATTCGGGGCTTGCAAAAATTATAAGCAAGCCGTTTGAGTCAAAAGAGGTTTCGGTTTCCGATGCGGACGCGCTTTTTGCGATTACCGAGCCCGACGAAATTGCCGCCCTTGCAATTGCCGCGGACGATTTGAGAAAAGAGGATGTCGGTGATGTTGTTACGTACGTTGTCAATAGAAACATAAACTTCACAAACATCTGCGACGTTTATTGCGGTTTTTGCAATTTTATGGCGCCCGAAGGCGACGATAAAGCGTATTTCCTCTCAATGGAGGAGATAGCGGCAAAAACAAAAGAGGCGTGGGAAATAGGCGCGACCGAGGTGTGCATGCAGGGCGGAATGCACCCCAAGATTGACGGCAACTACTATGTGGATTTGATAAAGAACGTCAAAAAAGCGGTTCCGGGAATGCACACTCACGCGTTTTCGCCCTACGAAGTCTGGTATGGTGCGCACACTCTCGGCATTGAGGAAACTGATTTTATCAACATGCTCAAAGACGCGGGGCACGACACTTTTCCCGGTACCGCCGCCGAGGTGCTTGTTGAGGAAGTAAGAAAGAAAATCGCTCCGCGCAAAATTCCGACTGAAGTATGGATTCGGGTCGTTGAAAAAATTCACAAAGCCGGCATGAGAACCACCTCAACAATAATGTACGGACATCTTGACGAGCCGCGCCACTGGTCTGTCCACCTCGGAGTTCTGCGCGACATACAGAAGCGCACAGGGGGCTTTACCGAGTTTGTTCCACTGCGTTTTATTCCTTGGGAGACGCGCATTTTTCAGAAATCAAAAGGCAAGGTTCACGAGGGTCCGACGGACTTGCACCAACTTAAAATGTATGCCGTCTCGCGCCTTTTCCTGCGCGGCTGGATAGACAATATTCAGGTGTCGTGGGTGAAGCAGGGACCGGAGTTTGCGCAGTTTTCACTCACCGCCGGAGCCAATGATTTCGGCGGAACGCTTATGGAAGAGCAGATTTCACGAAAAGCGGGCGCGAGTTACGGGCAGTATTTCCCTCCTGAGCAGTTCCGCCGCCTTACGCGTGAAATAGGGCGTATTCCGGCTGAAAGAAATACGGTTTATGGCATTTTGAAAACATTTGACGAAAAGTTCGAAGACACAAGCGCGGATATGCGGAAAAACCTCTGA